A single Ctenopharyngodon idella isolate HZGC_01 chromosome 22, HZGC01, whole genome shotgun sequence DNA region contains:
- the trim35-39 gene encoding tripartite motif containing 35-39, protein MDSLSAKEMSCPICCEIFKAPVLLSCSHSFCKECLQQFWRTTETQECPVCRRRSSRDDPPCNLVLKNLCESFLKGREKSRSSGSEDEVCSLHSEKLKLFCLEDKQPVCLVCRDSQKHVKHTFRPISEVVSSYKEELRFLQEKLKHREKIKGECVKTIQHIKSQAEHTERQIKLEFGKLHQFLRDEEEIAITALREEKQRKNQMMTEKLEEMNRRISSLSHAIKDMEEMMNASEVLFLKNFPVTMERLQSSQPDPQMASGALIDVARYLGNLQFRVWKKAQGIVQNTPVILDPNTAHPDLLLSDDLTSLRCSSDSQALPDNPERFDEHSCVLGSEGFNSGTHCWDVEVKESSSWALGVTTASSQRKGCDFFDTGVWSVQYRLFEESGFPVQQKLERVRVQLNYDRGTVSFSDPVTKTHLYTFTTTFTENVFPFFYSFSHLRILQLNCL, encoded by the exons ATGGATTCACTATCTGCAAAGGAAATGTCTTGTCCaatttgctgtgaaatcttcaaGGCTCCTGTTCTACTATCATGCAGTCACAGTTTCTGTAAAGAGTGTCTTCAACAGTTCTGGAGAACCACGGAAACTCAGGAGTGTCCTGTCTGCAGGAGAAGATCCTCGCGAGATGACCCTCCATGTAATCTTGTGTTAAAAAACTTGTGCGAGTCGTTTCTGAAGGGGAGAGAGAAGAGCCGTTCATCAGGGTCTGAGGACGAGGTCTGCAGTTTACACAGTGAGAAACTCAAACTCTTCTGTCTGGAGGACAAACAGCCTGTGTGTTTAGTGTGCAGAGATTCACAGAAACACGTCAAGCACACATTCAGACCCATCAGTGAAGTGGTTTCATCTTATAAG GAAGAGCTGAGGTTTTTACAAGAGAAACTTAAACACAGAGAGAAAATTAAAGGAGAGTGTGTGAAAACAATACAACACATCAAG TCTCAAGCTGAGCACACAGAGCGTCAGATTAAACTGGAGTTTGGAAAGcttcatcagtttctcagagATGAAGAAGAAATTGCAATCACTGCACTGAGGGAGGAAAAGCAGAGGAAGAATCAGATGATGACGGAGAAGCTTGAGGAGATGAACAGACGCATATCATCTCTTTCACACGCAATCAAAGACATGGAGGAGATGATGAATGCCAGCGAAGTCTTGTTTCTAAAG AACTTCCCAGTCACAATGGAAAG GCTCCAGAGCTCACAGCCGGACCCACAGATGGCTTCTGGAGCTTTGATTGATGTGGCACGTTACTTGGGCAACCTGCAGTTCAGAGTCTGGAAGAAGGCGCAAGGCATTGTCCAAAACA CTCCAGTAATTCTGGATCCAAATACAGCTCATCCAGATCTCCTCTTGTCTGATGATCTGACCAGTCTGAGATGCAGTTCGGACAGTCAGGCGCTTCCTGAtaatccagagagatttgacGAGCATTCCTGTGTTCTGGGTTCAGAGGGGTTTAACTCGGGAACACACTGCTGGGATGTGGAGGTTAAAGAGAGCTCGTCCTGGGCTCTGGGAGTAACTACGGCATCAAGCCAAAGGAAGGGATGTGATTTCTTTGACACTGGTGTGTGGAGTGTGCAGTACAGACTGTTTGAAGAGTCTGGTTTTCCTGTCCAACAGAAGCTTGAGCGGGTGAGAGTTCAGCTGAACTATGACAGAGGAACGGTGTCATTCTCTGATCCTGTAACTAAAACACATCTGTACACGTTCACAACCACCTTCACTGAGAatgtctttccattcttctaTAGCTTTTCCCATCTGAGGATCTTACAGTTGAATTGTTTGTAA